GGTGACGTGCCACAACCTGTACTTCTATCACCAACTGATGCGGCGGATCCGTGAGGCGATCGCCGCGGGGACGTTCGAGCGGTTCAGGCGGGAGTTCATCGAAAGGTACCAACGCGGGGGGGAATCGTGCACGTGACCATCTGTGCAAAGGGGCTGTGGAACGCGGCACGCGGAGCGGGATTCGTCCCCCCGCCCGGCGGCGCGGGGGGCGAGGCGCCCGGCTTCGGCTCGTACCTGCCGATGATCGCGATGCTGGTCGCGATCTTCTACCTGATGATCTTCCGCCCGCAGCAGAAGAAGCAACAGGAGCAGAAGGCGATGCTCGGCTCCCTGAAGAAGGGAGACCAGGTGGTCACCACCGGCGGCATCCACGGGGTCGTGGCGGGGGTCCGGGACGACGTCGTGGTGCTGAAGGTGGCCGACAACGTGAAGATCGAGTTCTCGAAGAGCGCCGTCGCGGCGGTCGTCAAGGCGGAGAAGGCGTCGTCGTGACGGTGACGATCGGGCAGGTCAGGAAGAACGGGGAGGTCAACGCCTACCTGGAGAAGACCGACCGGTGCATGGTGTCGATGGGCTACACCGAGCACGGGGCCCGGCACGCGCGCATCGTCTCGGACGCCGCGCGCGCCATCCTCCTCAAGCTCGGCGTCCCCGCGCGCGAGGCGGAGCTCGCGGCGATCGCCGGCTACCTCCACGACCTCGGCAACCTCGTGAACCGAGAGAACCACGCCCTCACCGGGAGCGCGATGGCCCGCGACATCCTCCAGGCGATGGGGATGCCGGCCGCGGAGGTCGCCGACATCGTCGCGGCCATCGGGCACCACCAGGAGGAGAACGGGGAGCCGATGAGCGGCATCTCCGCCGCGCTCATCCTCGCCGACAAGATCGACGTCCACCGCGGGCGCGTCCGCAAGAGCAACCAGATGGACTTCGACACGCACGACCGCGTGAACCACTCCGCGAAGCGCTCGGTCGTCAAGGTGAGCCGCAAGAGGCGGACGATCCGCTACGACCTGACGATCGACACCCGCCTCTCCAGGGTGATGGACTATTTCGAGATATTCATGTCGCGGATGATCATCGCCCGGAAGGCCGCGGCGTTTCTCGGCTGCAGACTGGAACTGGTGATCAACGGCGCCAAGATGCTTTAATCAGCTGTACGCCGTGAGCTGTACGATATACGCTGAAAGCTTGCGGCGCACATCCAAGCGGCTTGCAGCTTGCGTTGTATGGCGTACAGCGTATAGCGTACAGCTGAAAAGGGAGGATTCATGAATCGCAACCTGAAATGGAGGATCGCCCTCATCTTCGCGGTGCTCCTCGGCTGTTTCTACTACATCTACCCGACCGCGCGCTGGGCGGGGCTTTCGCTTGAAAGGCGGAAGGCGCTGGAGGGCGAATGGGCGCGCCGCGACGCCGAGACCAGCGGCGAGGGGCTCGCCACCCGCGTCTTCTACTCCCTGGAGAAGTGGCTGCGCGGCGACCCGCGCAGGATCCTGAACCTCGGGCTCGACCTGCGCGGCGGGATGCACCTCGTGCTCCAGGTCGAGA
This window of the Chlamydiota bacterium genome carries:
- the yajC gene encoding preprotein translocase subunit YajC: MIAMLVAIFYLMIFRPQQKKQQEQKAMLGSLKKGDQVVTTGGIHGVVAGVRDDVVVLKVADNVKIEFSKSAVAAVVKAEKASS
- a CDS encoding HD domain-containing protein; this encodes MTVTIGQVRKNGEVNAYLEKTDRCMVSMGYTEHGARHARIVSDAARAILLKLGVPAREAELAAIAGYLHDLGNLVNRENHALTGSAMARDILQAMGMPAAEVADIVAAIGHHQEENGEPMSGISAALILADKIDVHRGRVRKSNQMDFDTHDRVNHSAKRSVVKVSRKRRTIRYDLTIDTRLSRVMDYFEIFMSRMIIARKAAAFLGCRLELVINGAKML